One Triticum dicoccoides isolate Atlit2015 ecotype Zavitan chromosome 4B, WEW_v2.0, whole genome shotgun sequence genomic window carries:
- the LOC119295281 gene encoding aspartic proteinase Asp1-like codes for MAAARWSPAAFLALLLLLLPFAPSPARAATPGKSPSSSSTAVFQLQGAVYPIGHYHVTMNIGDPAKPYFLDVDTGSDLSWLQCDAPCQSCNKVPHPWYKPTKNKIVPCAASLCTSLSPNKKCAVPQQCDYQIKYTDKATSLGVLIADNFTLSLRNSSTVRVNLTFGCGYDQQVGKNGAVQAATDGLLALGKGSVSLLSQLKQQGVTKNVLGHCFSTNGGGFLFFGDDIVPTSRVTWVPMARTTSGNYYSPGSGTLYFDRRPLRVKPMEVVFDSGSTYTYFAAQPYQATVSALRAGLSKSLKEVSDVSLPLCWKGQKVFKSVSEVKNDFKSLFLSFGKNSVMEIPPENYLIVTKYGNVCLGILDGTAAKQTFNIIGDITMQDQMIIYDNEKGQLGWIRGSCSRSSKSIMSNFP; via the exons ATGGCGGCCGCCAGGTGGTCCCCGGCCGCCTtcctcgcactcctcctcctcctgctcccgtTCGCGCCCAGCCCAGCACGCGCGGCGACGCCGGGGAAGTCCCCGTCGTcctcgtccaccgccgtgttccagcTCCAGGGTGCCGTCTATCCCATCGG GCATTATCATGTCACCATGAACATTGGGGACCCGGCCAAGCCTTACTTCCTGGACGTGGACACCGGCAGCGATCTCAGCTGGCTGCAGTGCGACGCCCCCTGCCAAAGTTGCAACAAG GTGCCACACCCATGGTACAAGCCAACAAAGAACAAGATTGTTCCCTGTGCAGCTTCGCTCTGCACTAGTTTGAGCCCTAACAAGAAATGCGCCGTGCCACAGCAATGTGATTACCAGATCAAGTACACGGACAAGGCAACTTCACTCGGCGTGCTCATCGCTGACAACTTCACACTGTCCCTGAGGAATTCATCCACTGTCCGTGTCAACCTCACCTTTGG CTGTGGATATGATCAGCAAGTGGGAAAGAATGGCGCAGTGCAGGCGGCGACAGACGGCTTGCTTGCGCTTGGGAAAGGATCAGTTAGCCTGCTCTCGCAGCTCAAGCAGCAAGGGGTTACCAAGAATGTTCTTGGCCATTGCTTCAGCACGAATGGAGGAGGCTTCCTCTTCTTCGGAGATGATATCGTACCCACCTCGCGTGTAACTTGGGTTCCCATGGCTCGTACCACATCTGG GAATTACTACTCACCTGGCTCAGGAACACTGTACTTCGACCGACGCCCACTACGGGTGAAGCCAATGGAGGTGGTATTTGACAGCGGTAGTACCTATACCTACTTTGCCGCCCAGCCATACCAAGCAACTGTTTCTGCG CTCAGAGCTGGTCTCAGCAAGTCACTTAAAGAAGTCTCAGACGTCAGTCTGCCTCTTTGCTGGAAAGGGCAGAAGGTATTCAAATCTGTGTCAGAGGTCAAGAACGATTTCAAGTCACTATTCTTGAGCTTTGGCAAGAATTCTGTCATGGAGATTCCTCCGGAAAACTACCTCATTGTCACT AAATATGGGAATGTGTGCTTAGGCATCCTTGATGGTACGGCTGCTAAACAGACATTCAACATAATCGGAG ACATCACAATGCAGGATCAGATGATAATTTATGACAATGAGAAAGGGCAGCTTGGATGGATCCGTGGGTCATGCAGTAGAAGCTCTAAGTCTATTATGTCTAACTTTCCATGA
- the LOC119293418 gene encoding aspartic proteinase Asp1-like: MAAMWSPIIALLLLLLPLVPSSSSAITLPLHGNVYPVGHYYVTLQIGKPLKHYFLDIHTGSNLTWLECQHPHLGCQHCTQGHKHSYYSPKLSNLKVGCQHMYCVALRKDLPGINPQCPIKEPHQCHYKIRYLDGTTEGVLSLDKISVGGKENNIALGCGYNQHPRKPSPVHGILGLGMGTVGFVPQLKLQKMISKNIIGHCLGKDGGGYLFFGDKQFGSEGITWAPMRRYELFYSPGQAKLHLDGQPEPIYKHGVNAVFDSGSTYTYIPARIYNPFVHTVRHMIGSSHREVHDHDLPHCWKFKSIDEVKRLFKPLSLQFDNKIAMHIPAMNYLIHTRSNNWCLAILNGTHVGEDRRILIGDATMRDMLVIYDNQDGRLGWVHQQECTRPHPASRL, from the exons ATGGCTGCCATGTGGTCTCCAATCATCGCTCTCCTCTTGCTCCTGCTCCCACTCGTGCCGTCCTCCTCCTCCGCCATCACGCTCCCGCTCCATGGCAACGTCTATCCTGTCG GCCACTACTATGTTACGTTGCAGATTGGTAAACCCCTGAAGCACTACTTCTTGGACATCCACACCGGAAGCAACCTCACCTGGCTGGAGTGTCAGCACCCGCACCTCGGCTGCCAGCACTGCACCCAG GGGCATAAACACTCATATTACTCGCCAAAACTTAGCAACTTGAAGGTGGGATGTCAACACATGTACTGTGTTGCACTGCGGAAAGACCTGCCAGGTATTAACCCTCAATGCCCCATCAAGGAGCCACATCAATGCCACTACAAAATTCGATACCTCGATGGGACGACAGAAGGTGTTCTCTCCCTTGACAAGATCTCTGTCGGGGGAAAGGAAAACAATATTGCGTTAGG ATGTGGATACAACCAGCACCCACGGAAACCATCGCCCGTACATGGCATCCTTGGCCTTGGGATGGGAACGGTGGGTTTTGTCCCGCAACTCAAGTTGCAGAAGATGATTTCCAAGAACATCATTGGGCATTGCCTTGGCAAGGATGGAGGGGGCTACCTCTTCTTTGGGGACAAGCAGTTTGGCTCGGAAGGCATAACCTGGGCACCCATGAGAAGATACGA ACTTTTCTACTCACCTGGTCAAGCAAAACTACACCTAGACGGACAGCCAGAGCCTATATACAAGCATGGAGTGAATGCTGTCTTTGACAGTGGTTCCACCTACACCTACATACCTGCCCGGATATACAATCCCTTTGTTCATACG GTGAGACATATGATCGGCAGTTCACACCGCGAGGTGCATGATCATGACCTGCCACATTGCTGGAAATTCAAATCTATCGACGAGGTTAAGAGGTTGTTCAAGCCACTGTCATTGCAGTTTGACAACAAAATTGCCATGCATATCCCTGCTATGAACTACCTCATCCACACG AGAAGCAATAATTGGTGCCTGGCCATCCTCAACGGAACACACGTTGGTGAAGACCGAAGGATCTTGATTGGAG ACGCTACAATGCGGGATATGCTTGTGATATACGACAATCAGGATGGTAGGCTGGGATGGGTTCACCAACAAGAGTGCACCAGGCCTCATCCTGCTTCGCGTCTCTGA